The Pseudomonas sp. KU26590 genomic sequence AAAAGCTCACTGCTAAGGGCTTCACCTGGCGTCGGGTGAAAGCGGCGTGAGGCGGATTTTCAAAACGCCGCAGCGCAACAAAAAAGCGTCCCAACATCAACTCCCACCAAGCGGGCTTCGCGCCCAATCGGAGAAGCACGCATGTCCACTCCAACCGATACCGCCGAATTCCTCGAAGAACTCAACGGCGGCGCGTTCGCCAGCCAGATCGGACACGCCTTGTCTGAAGTGGCCGCCGGCGTAGTCGACCACGGCAAGGTCGGAAAGGTAGTCATCACCCTCGACTTCAGCCAGATCGGCGAAGGCCAGATGGTGAAGATCAAACACAAGCTCGACTACAAGGTGCCGACCAAGCGCGGCACCCGTAGCGAGAACACTAGCCTCGACACGCCGATGCATGTCGGCTCCGGCGGCAAGATTTCGCTGTTCCAGGAAAAGCACGACCAGTTGTTCAGTCGTGACGAAGCGCCCATCAAACCCCGCACCTGATCCCCCCTTCCCCACACGAGACCTGTGATATGTCCCTGAGCAAAGAAGCGATTCAACTCATCACCGACACAGCGCTGGAAGCAACCGGCAAGGCGCTGCCGACCGCCACGCCGACGGCGGTACTGCCGGAAGGCACCAAGATCGTGGATCTGGAGAAATACCAGGACGGCCGCAGCCGTTTCCGGGGCACCTATGCCACTCACTCGCTGGCGGACTTCAGCGCGTATGTAACTGACCGTGCCGAGGCTGGAGCTCGTGGTTTCATCAATCAGGAAGAGATGAGCTGCGTTCTGCTGTTCAATCTCGGCAACACATCAGCACCTGGCCACGCCGATGACCGCGCGTTGTTGAAGCTTAAGGCAACCGCCGGGTACACCGCCGCGCAGCAAATTGCGGGAAACCGTCTTGCGCAGAAGGACCTGAGCGACTGGATCGAGGACTGGCACCAGTACCTGACACCGGTTGACGAAGCAGGCACCGCGATTCCGATCGCCAAAGCCATCGCCGCAGTACGCACGATCACCATCAAGGCCACCAGCGAGTCGGAAACCACGGTCGGCGAAACCAGCGCCAGCCGGAGTGCGATGGACCAGATCGAGGCGCGGAGCAAAGAAACGTTGCCGGCGGCTTTGCAGTTCCATGTTGTGCCATTCGAGGGACTGACCGAGCAGCTCATCACGCTGCGTATCTCAGTCATTACCAGTGGGCCGGCGCCGGTCTTGAAACTGCGCTGGGTAGGCGAGGAAGTGCAGCGCGAGGCCATCGCTCAGGAATTCAAATCAGTGCTTGAAGACAAGATTGGCTCGGCGGCAAAACTTGCGCTTGGCAGCTTCTCGGCCTGACATGTAACGCAGGGTGGCATCGCAGCGGCGATGTCACGCAAACATAACTATGACCCTGCTTGTGCAGCCCCGCTGGCCAGGCGGGAGGGAGATAAAGGTGACGAAAGATGAACTGACGCAGATGCAGGCAGAAACTCTCGCTTTCATCCGCAGCTACATCCTCAAGCATGGCTACTCGCCAACAGTTGCCGAAATGGCAAAGGCGACCG encodes the following:
- a CDS encoding DUF2303 family protein encodes the protein MSLSKEAIQLITDTALEATGKALPTATPTAVLPEGTKIVDLEKYQDGRSRFRGTYATHSLADFSAYVTDRAEAGARGFINQEEMSCVLLFNLGNTSAPGHADDRALLKLKATAGYTAAQQIAGNRLAQKDLSDWIEDWHQYLTPVDEAGTAIPIAKAIAAVRTITIKATSESETTVGETSASRSAMDQIEARSKETLPAALQFHVVPFEGLTEQLITLRISVITSGPAPVLKLRWVGEEVQREAIAQEFKSVLEDKIGSAAKLALGSFSA